A region from the Parabacteroides sp. FAFU027 genome encodes:
- a CDS encoding glycosyltransferase family 2 protein → MTDSYLENRPLLSVLLVTYNHEAFIRRALDGALMQKTGFPFEIVIGEDASTDNTRAICEEYNRKYPDQIHLVTSAENIGLNQNFIRTFKACRGKYIAYLEGDDWWITDDKLRKQVEILETQPDVVLVHTNCKLLDIESGHLQDHFIRFDGVCIREEKSGIDGVIAEFEGCFRPIKTSTVCYRREIMADILAADEYLFSNPDFPTQDFQLFQEMCLRGRFVFIDEDTTVIGFHDSISAAKDKIKQVKFRFGFFLIGLYLIDKYKLPRYTIDTWIRKELYFFFKDAFERKDRTYILKALSESAKRGYHLPFRQWVKAQVVKYVI, encoded by the coding sequence ATGACAGATTCATATTTGGAAAACAGGCCTCTGCTCAGTGTGTTGCTGGTCACCTACAACCACGAGGCATTTATCCGTCGGGCACTGGATGGTGCTTTGATGCAGAAGACCGGTTTCCCTTTTGAAATTGTTATTGGAGAAGATGCCTCTACTGATAATACCAGGGCTATTTGTGAAGAGTATAATCGTAAATATCCCGATCAAATCCATCTGGTTACTTCTGCGGAAAATATAGGTCTGAACCAAAACTTTATAAGGACTTTTAAAGCTTGCCGCGGTAAATACATAGCCTATCTGGAGGGCGATGATTGGTGGATTACCGATGATAAACTCCGGAAGCAGGTGGAGATACTGGAAACACAACCGGATGTTGTTTTGGTCCATACAAATTGTAAATTACTGGATATAGAATCAGGTCACTTACAAGATCATTTCATCCGTTTCGATGGAGTCTGCATCAGGGAAGAGAAATCCGGTATTGATGGTGTTATTGCAGAGTTTGAAGGCTGTTTCCGTCCGATAAAGACATCAACCGTATGTTACCGTCGGGAAATTATGGCAGACATCCTGGCAGCGGACGAGTACCTTTTCTCTAATCCGGATTTTCCCACGCAGGATTTCCAGCTTTTTCAAGAGATGTGTTTACGGGGTAGATTTGTTTTTATTGATGAAGATACCACTGTGATAGGTTTTCATGATTCTATTTCAGCAGCAAAAGACAAGATCAAACAGGTGAAATTCAGATTTGGTTTTTTTCTAATCGGACTTTATCTGATTGACAAATATAAGCTTCCCCGATATACCATTGATACCTGGATACGGAAGGAGTTATACTTTTTCTTTAAAGATGCATTCGAACGAAAGGATCGTACTTATATATTAAAAGCACTTTCCGAATCGGCAAAAAGGGGGTATCATCTTCCTTTTCGACAATGGGTTAAGGCTCAGGTTGTGAAATATGTAATTTGA
- a CDS encoding GT-D fold domain-containing glycosyltransferase gives MKGFRKICKERIDEFMAYFARYLMERYDMDARLRNLKYEIADSIRQQEILFPKIIPALETLDKLIARKCSICRYGDGEFSIMQGHSIRFQAYHPSLSIRLLEIIKSDDESILVGIPDSMGSLDRFEHVSKQWASVYYGYNRESVYNLIDFQKVYYDSGVTRPYLNIRDKSVAAQIIGRFPLLWQEREIVLIEGEYTRAGIGNDLFANTKSIERIVCPNFDAFDHYDRILETASVQPKHKLMLIALGPTATVLAYDLAKQGFQAIDLGHLDIEYEWYKKGATTVQSVDGKYVNEATSAKRQSFPELKDEVYQKQIIARILK, from the coding sequence ATGAAAGGTTTCAGGAAAATATGCAAAGAGAGAATCGATGAGTTTATGGCCTATTTTGCCAGATATCTCATGGAAAGGTATGACATGGATGCCCGGCTAAGAAACCTGAAATATGAAATCGCAGATTCTATTCGTCAGCAAGAAATTCTCTTTCCGAAGATAATTCCGGCATTGGAGACTCTGGATAAGCTGATTGCCAGGAAATGTTCCATCTGTCGTTACGGAGATGGCGAATTTTCCATTATGCAGGGACATTCCATCCGGTTTCAGGCCTATCATCCTTCGCTTTCCATCCGTTTGCTTGAAATCATAAAATCGGATGATGAATCAATCCTGGTGGGAATTCCCGATTCGATGGGTTCTCTGGATCGGTTTGAACATGTATCAAAGCAGTGGGCGAGTGTCTATTATGGTTATAACCGGGAATCGGTCTATAATTTGATTGATTTTCAGAAGGTCTATTATGATTCGGGAGTGACGAGACCTTACCTCAATATCAGGGATAAAAGTGTTGCTGCGCAAATAATCGGCCGCTTCCCGCTTTTGTGGCAGGAGAGGGAAATCGTTTTGATTGAGGGGGAATACACAAGAGCCGGCATTGGCAATGATCTGTTTGCAAATACCAAAAGTATTGAACGGATTGTTTGTCCCAATTTTGATGCCTTTGATCATTATGACCGGATTCTGGAGACCGCTTCGGTGCAACCGAAACATAAGTTGATGCTGATAGCCCTGGGACCCACAGCAACAGTCCTGGCCTACGATCTGGCTAAACAAGGATTTCAGGCCATTGATCTGGGGCATCTGGATATTGAATATGAATGGTATAAAAAAGGTGCTACAACGGTTCAATCCGTTGATGGAAAATATGTAAACGAAGCAACATCAGCAAAGCGACAGTCATTTCCCGAGCTGAAAGATGAAGTGTATCAGAAACAGATTATAGCCCGCATTTTGAAATAA
- a CDS encoding glycosyltransferase family 2 protein, with translation MKLSVIIPAYNVAEYIGECLDSVVNQTYRDLEIIVVNDGSTDNTGEIIGRYKGDNRIIIIDKTNGGLSEARNAGIARATGNLITFLDGDDCLSNDCYELNVGYFTEDAALDMVQFPVMFDWQSDHQYLRKPQSRIIQGDDVFALWWKNDQLIYSAWNKIYRREIFRSVTYPKGKCFEDMYIVPDLAKKIKKVVVSESGVYYYRYRPGSILNSILSYGKHSDQLDAMMRIYDESRHYSSLKKERAEFWINIIWWQLYSLYHYSKEERMSSIRAFQQYPLSMGDFINGRLSVKNRVRIITLKALGFPNLFWLFQLLKKLKGESV, from the coding sequence ATGAAGTTATCCGTCATCATACCCGCCTATAATGTCGCTGAGTATATCGGCGAATGTCTGGATTCGGTTGTCAATCAGACTTACCGTGATCTGGAGATTATTGTGGTAAATGACGGAAGTACTGACAATACGGGAGAGATTATCGGTCGTTACAAAGGAGATAACAGGATTATAATCATTGACAAAACCAATGGCGGACTTAGTGAAGCCCGTAATGCAGGAATTGCCAGGGCGACCGGGAATTTGATTACGTTTCTGGATGGAGATGATTGTTTGTCCAATGATTGTTATGAGCTGAATGTCGGTTATTTCACGGAGGATGCAGCTCTTGATATGGTGCAATTTCCGGTTATGTTTGACTGGCAAAGTGACCATCAATATTTGCGTAAACCTCAATCCCGCATTATTCAGGGGGATGATGTCTTTGCTTTGTGGTGGAAAAACGATCAGCTGATTTACTCGGCATGGAATAAGATCTATCGGCGTGAGATATTTCGGTCAGTAACTTACCCCAAGGGGAAATGTTTTGAAGATATGTACATTGTGCCTGATCTTGCCAAGAAAATTAAGAAAGTCGTGGTTTCTGAATCAGGTGTTTACTATTACCGATACAGGCCGGGCTCAATTCTTAATTCGATTCTTTCATACGGAAAGCATAGTGATCAGTTGGATGCAATGATGCGGATATATGACGAATCCCGCCACTATTCATCTCTGAAAAAAGAACGGGCTGAATTTTGGATAAACATCATTTGGTGGCAGCTTTATTCCCTTTATCACTATTCCAAAGAGGAGCGAATGAGCTCAATCCGGGCATTTCAGCAGTATCCGTTGTCAATGGGTGACTTTATAAACGGCAGATTGTCAGTGAAGAACAGGGTTCGGATAATAACTCTTAAAGCGTTGGGTTTTCCAAATCTATTTTGGCTTTTTCAGTTATTGAAAAAATTGAAAGGAGAATCTGTATGA
- a CDS encoding glycosyltransferase family 2 protein codes for MKLSVITVNLNNAHGLQKTILSIISQTFQNFEYIIIDGGSVDDSLKIIKQYPDNISKWVSEPDDGIYHAMNKGIRLAQGDYLLFLNSGDQLYASDTLWQVFETEHDQSILYGNVWVTPEDRVIRYPGKLTMAFLYEQTIVQQSIFYRRDLFHDLQFDESYRLISDWIFLMDQVVFKACSYLYVDLIIANYDATGLSSEKDSISLIRKERELFLPTRFPELVLDDFQTFFMLRKSELYESVVFLQRTTGLRKFVAALVSGIVKCYKFFKRIESKT; via the coding sequence ATGAAACTATCGGTTATAACAGTAAATCTGAATAATGCACATGGATTACAAAAGACCATTCTGAGCATTATTAGCCAGACCTTCCAGAATTTTGAATACATCATAATTGACGGAGGTTCGGTTGATGATAGTTTGAAGATCATAAAGCAATATCCGGATAACATTAGCAAGTGGGTCAGTGAACCGGATGATGGAATCTATCATGCAATGAATAAAGGAATCCGGTTGGCGCAGGGTGATTACCTGCTTTTCCTGAATTCAGGGGATCAGTTATATGCGTCAGATACTTTGTGGCAGGTTTTCGAAACAGAACATGATCAATCTATCCTTTACGGAAATGTTTGGGTTACACCGGAAGATCGTGTGATTAGATATCCCGGGAAACTCACAATGGCATTCTTGTATGAGCAAACGATTGTGCAACAGTCAATTTTCTATAGGAGAGATCTTTTTCACGATTTACAATTTGATGAATCGTACCGTCTTATATCGGATTGGATTTTTTTGATGGATCAGGTTGTTTTTAAAGCCTGCTCTTATCTCTATGTAGATCTGATAATTGCGAATTATGATGCAACCGGTTTAAGCTCAGAAAAAGATAGTATATCGCTTATTCGTAAAGAGCGGGAGCTATTTTTGCCAACCCGATTCCCTGAATTGGTATTGGATGATTTTCAGACCTTTTTTATGTTGAGAAAATCAGAGTTGTATGAAAGTGTGGTTTTCTTACAACGTACGACCGGCTTAAGAAAGTTCGTTGCAGCATTGGTTTCAGGAATTGTCAAATGCTATAAGTTCTTCAAACGAATAGAGAGTAAAACATGA